The sequence below is a genomic window from Verrucomicrobiota bacterium.
GCGGAAGGATCGTGCCCATACGCCAAACGCCTCAAAAAATTGACTATTGACCACTGACCCTTTTCCTTTTCACCCTTTTCCTTTTCATCCTGCTGACCAACCCTCGGGACATCGTTCCGCACCGCGGTATTTTGTCCGTTGGATTGAGTACACAGCAAAACAGGCGCCGTCAGGAAAATCGAAATGCCGGTCAAACGAGATAAGATGTGCTTCATATTTTTGATGGAGATGTCACTTGGAAACATAATCTTTACGCACGCCTCGGTGCATCAACCATCCTATAAAGACAAATAGGACCGCCCAAGCAAACGCAAAAATTGCCTCACCACTGAACCAGTCGAAGCTATAATCTACGCCAGCCGGAGCCAGTGCTTTTTGATAAGGAGACACGTAAAAAATGAGCATAATAAGGGTCATTGCTATGCCAAATACTCCCACCGCGGAGGCATATCGCATTGTTATTTTAGCCTCCTGAATATTCAGTTCCTCTTTCGGTGTTTCCAGCATGGATAATCGGTAACTACGTTCTGCCTCAGTGACGGTTGTTTTGCTGGAAACCATCAACACCACAACCAGACTTATCACCGCGCCTATAACAATCGGGTCCAGGTATACCGGTAGCTTTATGACATCCAGGGAGACAAGGAGTTTTGGAATACTATTTCCAAGGAATCCACAGGTGATTCCCCAAAAGGCCGCGCTTGCTGTTATTCGACTACTCCAAACGCTCATGATGGCAACCGGTCCCCAAGCTGAGGCAAACAAGGTGCCGGCAAAATAGGTGAACCAAAAAATATTCTGTTCGAGCGACAGACTCGCCACCAAGATCAGCAAGCCAGACACCAACATCATCTGCCGGCTGAACTTCAACTTGGCCCGATCGTCTTTTCCTCTTTCATGAAGAAAGTCATGACTCAGGTTGAAACCGATAAGCGAAAGGAAGGTGGATGCGGATGACAGTGCGGCTGCAACCAGTCCGGCAAGAAGCAACGCGCCCACCAACGGGGACATCAAGTTGAGGGCCGCCCAGACGAGAACTTCATCTCTGGGTTCAATCGCCGCATTACTCAAGTTCACAACAGGTGCGGCTGCATAAACCATCGCTTGAATCACTCCGATACAGATCGCAGCTGCACACGCTGACCGCAGTACTACCTGTTCGTTTTTCGCCATTAGGTAACGGCTCGATTGCCACGGGCTGATTGCCGTGACGAAACTCCAAGCTATCATGATAATGATGAACCAGATCAGAAAATCTGCTGGCGTTTGAAATTGCAGATCCGGGCCTGTAATTCCATGCCAAGCCATGAGGTCCTCTTTCCCTTCCAGGTGGACAAGACCATCCATTGCCGCGAACCATCCACCATGCACGTTGAAGATAGCAACCATAGCCAGAAGTGTGACCACAGAAAACAACATGAACATCATTGTATCGGTTATTACAACGCCCCTGGATCCGGCGTACAAAGTAAACGACGTATAACTCGCCCAAGCAACGATGAGAGCCTGATTGTAAGTCAGGGGTGTGAGGTTGGAGATTATCAGCGCGACTGCCTGAGATACGGCGATAAGGTAAAAACCGATACCAACGATGACCGTTATTCCGGCCACTATTTGTACCCTTCTGCTGTTAAACCGTTTTGCGAAATATTCTGCAACGGTTAGGGCGCGGCTGCGACGAAGGTATCTCCCGAAATACAATGCACCATAGATATAACCACATAACAAGATTCCGGGG
It includes:
- a CDS encoding sodium:solute symporter family protein, whose protein sequence is MNVYTITILISVLAYVVVGNFVGRKVKGLEDYFVVSRQAPVLLIVGTLVASFLSTNTFMGQAGFNYDKNAALVLAPGILLCGYIYGALYFGRYLRRSRALTVAEYFAKRFNSRRVQIVAGITVIVGIGFYLIAVSQAVALIISNLTPLTYNQALIVAWASYTSFTLYAGSRGVVITDTMMFMLFSVVTLLAMVAIFNVHGGWFAAMDGLVHLEGKEDLMAWHGITGPDLQFQTPADFLIWFIIIMIAWSFVTAISPWQSSRYLMAKNEQVVLRSACAAAICIGVIQAMVYAAAPVVNLSNAAIEPRDEVLVWAALNLMSPLVGALLLAGLVAAALSSASTFLSLIGFNLSHDFLHERGKDDRAKLKFSRQMMLVSGLLILVASLSLEQNIFWFTYFAGTLFASAWGPVAIMSVWSSRITASAAFWGITCGFLGNSIPKLLVSLDVIKLPVYLDPIVIGAVISLVVVLMVSSKTTVTEAERSYRLSMLETPKEELNIQEAKITMRYASAVGVFGIAMTLIMLIFYVSPYQKALAPAGVDYSFDWFSGEAIFAFAWAVLFVFIGWLMHRGVRKDYVSK